Proteins from a genomic interval of Trichocoleus sp.:
- a CDS encoding S-(hydroxymethyl)glutathione dehydrogenase/class III alcohol dehydrogenase: protein MDVKAAVAFEAGKPLSIETVQLEGPQEGEVLVEIKATGVCHTDAFTLSGADPEGLFPAILGHEGAGVVVEVGAGVKSVKPGDHVIPLYTPECRNCEYCLSQKTNLCQAIRSTQGRGLMPNGTSRFSIDGKMIHHYMGTSTFANYTVLPEIAVAKIREDAPFEKVCYIGCGATTGVGAVVNTAKVEPGSNVVVFGLGGIGLNVIQGCRMVGANMIVGVDLNEKKRALAEKLGMTHFVNPSEIEGDLVAHLVELTKGGADYSFECIGNVKVMRQALECCHKGWGESIIIGVAGAGQEISTRPFQLVTGRVWKGSAFGGAKGRTDVPKIVDWYMDGKINIDDLITNVMPIEQVNEAFDLMHKGEAIRTVLTF, encoded by the coding sequence ATGGACGTAAAGGCAGCCGTAGCGTTTGAGGCAGGCAAACCTTTAAGCATTGAAACCGTGCAGCTTGAAGGACCCCAGGAAGGCGAGGTTCTGGTTGAAATTAAAGCCACTGGAGTTTGCCACACAGACGCTTTTACTCTGTCTGGAGCCGACCCAGAAGGGCTATTCCCGGCAATTTTGGGACATGAGGGGGCAGGGGTTGTGGTGGAAGTTGGGGCAGGCGTCAAGTCTGTGAAACCGGGTGATCATGTGATTCCGCTCTACACACCAGAATGCCGCAACTGTGAATACTGCTTAAGCCAGAAAACAAACCTCTGTCAAGCCATTCGATCGACCCAGGGACGCGGCTTAATGCCCAATGGAACCAGTCGTTTCTCGATTGATGGCAAAATGATCCATCACTACATGGGCACTTCAACTTTCGCCAATTACACCGTTCTCCCTGAAATTGCAGTCGCCAAAATTCGTGAAGACGCCCCATTTGAAAAGGTCTGCTACATCGGTTGTGGGGCGACAACAGGTGTGGGAGCAGTGGTGAATACAGCGAAGGTTGAACCCGGATCAAATGTTGTGGTGTTTGGTTTGGGCGGCATTGGCTTAAACGTGATCCAGGGTTGCCGCATGGTGGGCGCAAACATGATTGTGGGGGTCGATTTGAATGAGAAGAAGCGGGCACTGGCAGAGAAGTTAGGCATGACGCACTTTGTCAATCCAAGTGAAATTGAAGGTGATCTCGTTGCCCACCTCGTTGAACTCACCAAAGGCGGTGCAGACTATAGCTTTGAGTGCATTGGCAATGTCAAGGTGATGCGTCAGGCGTTGGAGTGCTGCCATAAAGGTTGGGGTGAAAGTATCATCATTGGAGTGGCAGGAGCCGGGCAGGAGATCAGCACTCGTCCGTTTCAACTGGTGACTGGTCGCGTCTGGAAAGGGAGCGCCTTTGGCGGCGCAAAAGGTCGCACGGATGTACCCAAAATTGTCGATTGGTATATGGACGGCAAGATTAATATTGATGATTTAATTACAAACGTGATGCCGATCGAGCAAGTCAATGAAGCGTTTGATCTGATGCATAAAGGAGAGGCAATTCGCACCGTTCTGACCTTTTAG
- the fghA gene encoding S-formylglutathione hydrolase, translating into MPEAPQLISEYFCFGGTVQFYKHRSSTCNHEMRFSVYQPPQVQTDRIPVLYFLSGLTCTEENFMVKAGAQQVATKYGLMLVVPDTSPRNTGIPGEDDDWDFGTGAGFYVDATQDPWKSHYQMYSYVTQELPELIAANFPVLPDRQSIFGHSMGGHGALICALKNPDRYRSVSAFAPIVAPMQCPWGQKAFSNYLGEDQGLWRSYDATELIATSTWQHPILIDQGTADQFLEKQLMPQRFEQACTRAGKPLTLRMQAEYDHSYYFITSFMEDHIRHHAEALQS; encoded by the coding sequence ATGCCTGAAGCGCCTCAACTGATCAGCGAATATTTTTGTTTTGGTGGAACCGTTCAGTTCTACAAACATCGATCGTCTACCTGCAATCATGAAATGCGGTTCTCGGTCTATCAACCACCACAGGTACAAACCGATCGCATTCCCGTTCTCTACTTTCTCTCTGGGTTGACCTGCACCGAAGAAAACTTTATGGTCAAAGCAGGAGCGCAGCAGGTCGCTACCAAATATGGTTTGATGCTTGTTGTACCCGACACTAGCCCCCGCAACACAGGCATTCCAGGCGAAGACGACGATTGGGATTTTGGCACAGGCGCAGGCTTTTACGTGGATGCGACCCAAGATCCCTGGAAATCGCACTATCAGATGTACAGCTATGTGACGCAAGAATTACCTGAGCTGATTGCCGCCAACTTTCCGGTTCTGCCCGATCGCCAGAGTATTTTCGGTCATTCAATGGGCGGTCACGGTGCATTAATTTGTGCCTTGAAAAATCCCGATCGCTATCGTTCAGTTTCAGCCTTTGCGCCGATCGTTGCGCCGATGCAGTGCCCGTGGGGACAAAAGGCGTTCAGCAATTACTTAGGAGAGGATCAGGGCTTGTGGCGATCGTATGATGCAACGGAACTGATTGCAACCTCGACCTGGCAGCATCCAATTCTGATTGATCAAGGTACTGCTGATCAATTTCTGGAAAAACAGCTAATGCCCCAACGCTTTGAGCAAGCCTGTACCAGGGCAGGCAAGCCGCTAACGCTGAGAATGCAAGCTGAATATGATCACAGCTATTATTTCATTACTTCTTTCATGGAAGACCATATTCGTCACCATGCTGAAGCCCTACAATCATAA
- a CDS encoding DEAD/DEAH box helicase: MSFSTLGLSNEILRAVTARGYTTPTPIQMQAIPAILQGNDLLAGAQTGTGKTAGFTLPILQQLSERSAPPHATTRSQPRRFPIRALILTPTRELAAQVEESVREYGKYLPLNSMAMFGGVNIIPQIQRLKGRIDILVATPGRLLDHVHQRTVDLSQVEILVLDEADRMLDMGFLPDIRRILALLPKQRQSLLFSATFSDEIKTLAQGILHQPVFIEGVRRNTTAELIEQKVYWVDRDKKSDLLAHLIQQHQWFQVLVFTRTKHGADRLSKKLAQVGIASLAIHGNKTQAARTRTLAKFKEGSLRVLVATDIAARGIDINELPQVVNFDLPYVPEDYVHRIGRTGRAGSVGEAVSLVCVDEHKLLADIEKLIKRSLPQETVTGFEPDLTVKPEPLQQGKQRKQTPQREKRSSSPTAKSPTLKSVGQKSAQPRKPQATSESGGKPYQTAKPARSAASGRRRRAT; this comes from the coding sequence ATGTCCTTTTCGACGCTCGGTCTGTCCAATGAAATTTTGCGTGCTGTAACGGCACGTGGCTATACGACTCCTACACCAATTCAAATGCAGGCGATCCCGGCAATTTTGCAGGGAAATGATCTGTTGGCAGGAGCACAAACAGGAACAGGTAAGACGGCTGGTTTTACACTGCCCATTTTGCAACAGCTTTCAGAGCGCTCTGCGCCACCCCACGCAACTACAAGGTCACAGCCGCGTCGCTTTCCCATTCGTGCGCTGATTTTGACGCCGACTCGTGAACTGGCGGCTCAGGTTGAAGAAAGCGTCCGAGAGTATGGAAAATATTTGCCGCTCAACTCAATGGCAATGTTTGGTGGCGTCAATATTATTCCCCAGATCCAACGGCTCAAAGGTCGGATTGATATTTTGGTTGCCACACCTGGACGGTTGTTAGACCATGTGCACCAGCGAACGGTAGATCTATCGCAGGTGGAAATTTTGGTGCTGGATGAAGCCGATCGAATGCTGGATATGGGCTTTCTGCCTGATATTCGCCGCATTCTGGCACTTCTGCCCAAACAGCGACAAAGCTTGCTTTTTTCTGCCACCTTTTCTGATGAAATTAAGACTCTGGCTCAGGGGATTCTTCATCAGCCTGTTTTTATTGAAGGGGTACGCCGTAACACCACAGCAGAACTGATTGAGCAAAAGGTGTATTGGGTAGATCGTGACAAGAAGTCTGATTTACTGGCGCATCTAATTCAACAGCATCAATGGTTTCAGGTGCTCGTCTTTACCCGCACCAAGCATGGAGCCGATCGCCTTTCCAAAAAGCTGGCCCAGGTTGGCATTGCTTCACTGGCAATCCACGGCAATAAAACGCAGGCAGCAAGAACAAGAACGCTGGCAAAGTTTAAGGAAGGAAGTCTTCGGGTTTTAGTCGCGACGGATATCGCAGCGCGAGGGATCGATATTAACGAGCTACCGCAGGTTGTCAATTTTGATCTGCCCTACGTGCCGGAAGATTATGTCCATCGGATTGGGCGCACAGGTCGAGCAGGATCAGTAGGAGAAGCCGTTTCGCTCGTCTGCGTTGATGAACATAAGCTCTTGGCAGACATTGAAAAGCTGATCAAACGATCGCTGCCGCAGGAAACCGTGACTGGATTTGAGCCTGATCTCACGGTCAAGCCGGAGCCGCTCCAGCAGGGCAAGCAGCGCAAACAAACGCCACAGCGGGAGAAGCGATCGTCGTCGCCAACGGCAAAATCGCCGACTTTGAAATCAGTAGGTCAAAAATCTGCTCAGCCCCGAAAACCTCAGGCAACCTCTGAATCAGGCGGTAAGCCTTACCAGACAGCAAAGCCAGCAAGATCGGCTGCTTCCGGTCGCCGACGACGGGCAACTTAA
- a CDS encoding sugar-binding transcriptional regulator, with product MVDFFSERRDRKLDLAARAAWLYYIAGNTQEEIAVKLNVSRQAAQRLVALAVSERLIKFRLDHPLSECIALAESLREKFDLSFCEVVPSDANSDTMNGIGVCAASHLETYLLAKTPTILGFSSGRTLRTMVEQIPSMEQPQHKIVSIIGNMSHYGRAGRHEVVMHLSDRVGSQAYPVPTPVVATSVEERELLQTQRSFIAVKTLAEQAKATFVGISHIAWNAPLHQDGFINDAEVAELIELGAVGEIASWAYDQYGKLLQDGTNSRVAGVPLDQPAQRCVIGVAGGIRKAEAILAALRGKLITGLITDEAAAQAILERLGM from the coding sequence ATGGTAGATTTTTTTTCGGAAAGGCGCGATCGCAAACTAGATTTAGCGGCTCGTGCGGCGTGGCTTTATTACATTGCTGGCAATACTCAGGAAGAAATTGCAGTAAAGCTGAACGTATCACGGCAGGCTGCCCAACGATTAGTTGCCCTTGCAGTCAGCGAAAGGCTGATTAAATTTCGGCTTGATCACCCCTTGAGTGAATGCATTGCTCTAGCGGAATCCCTACGCGAGAAGTTTGACTTGTCCTTTTGTGAAGTCGTGCCGAGCGATGCCAATAGCGACACCATGAACGGCATTGGGGTTTGTGCTGCCAGTCATCTAGAGACTTACCTGCTTGCCAAAACGCCGACCATTCTGGGGTTCTCTTCCGGGCGTACCCTGAGAACAATGGTGGAACAAATCCCCTCAATGGAGCAGCCTCAGCACAAAATCGTTTCGATTATTGGCAATATGTCCCACTATGGGCGGGCAGGTCGGCATGAAGTGGTGATGCATCTGTCCGATCGCGTTGGCTCTCAAGCGTACCCCGTTCCAACTCCAGTGGTGGCAACGAGCGTTGAAGAACGAGAACTATTGCAGACGCAGCGATCGTTTATTGCCGTCAAGACCCTTGCTGAACAAGCCAAAGCTACCTTTGTGGGTATCAGTCATATTGCCTGGAATGCACCACTCCATCAAGACGGATTTATTAATGATGCGGAAGTGGCTGAACTGATTGAACTCGGGGCAGTGGGGGAAATTGCAAGCTGGGCATACGACCAATATGGAAAATTGCTGCAAGATGGCACAAATAGTCGAGTTGCTGGTGTCCCGCTCGATCAGCCAGCTCAACGATGCGTGATTGGGGTGGCAGGAGGGATAAGAAAGGCAGAAGCAATTCTGGCTGCGCTGCGAGGAAAATTAATCACAGGGCTGATTACGGATGAAGCAGCTGCTCAAGCCATTCTAGAACGATTAGGGATGTAG
- a CDS encoding SDR family NAD(P)-dependent oxidoreductase gives MTVKASYNFAGKTILITGGAGDIGRVTAQRFAENGARVVLLDVNKTKMLEVAQSLKVHNTPIATVHCDVTQSQNVVQAFAEAVNQAGQIHYVFNNAGYQGAFAKTDEYPEDDFQKVIDINVVGVFHVLKAAAQQLRDAGGGAIVNMASHAGVAGPPNMLAYGASKFAVIGMTQTAAKDLAPYGIRVNSLSPALIGPGFMWTRQTELQAAVGSQYFDADPKIVEQQMIQAVPMRRLGSLEEVANGVAFLMSDEASYTTGFNLEITGGQ, from the coding sequence ATGACAGTGAAAGCAAGCTATAACTTCGCTGGCAAGACGATTTTGATTACGGGTGGCGCTGGTGATATTGGTCGGGTGACGGCACAGCGGTTTGCCGAAAATGGGGCAAGAGTCGTCCTGCTCGATGTCAACAAAACCAAAATGCTAGAGGTTGCCCAATCGCTCAAGGTGCACAATACCCCGATCGCCACGGTTCACTGTGATGTCACGCAGTCGCAAAACGTGGTTCAAGCCTTTGCTGAAGCAGTAAACCAGGCTGGGCAAATTCACTATGTATTCAACAACGCTGGCTATCAGGGCGCGTTTGCAAAAACGGATGAGTATCCTGAAGACGATTTCCAAAAGGTGATTGATATCAATGTGGTTGGCGTTTTTCATGTGCTGAAGGCAGCGGCACAGCAGTTACGGGATGCGGGTGGAGGGGCGATCGTCAATATGGCGAGTCACGCAGGAGTCGCTGGTCCACCGAATATGCTGGCGTATGGCGCTTCTAAATTTGCCGTCATTGGGATGACTCAAACAGCTGCGAAAGACTTAGCCCCCTACGGGATTCGAGTCAATTCGCTTTCGCCTGCGCTGATTGGTCCTGGTTTTATGTGGACGCGGCAGACGGAATTGCAGGCAGCAGTTGGATCACAGTATTTTGATGCTGACCCGAAAATTGTAGAGCAGCAAATGATTCAGGCAGTCCCGATGCGCCGCCTTGGCAGCTTAGAAGAGGTGGCAAACGGAGTTGCGTTTTTGATGAGCGACGAAGCGAGCTACACGACTGGATTCAACTTGGAAATTACTGGAGGGCAGTAG
- a CDS encoding sugar ABC transporter substrate-binding protein — protein sequence MRQFRFAKVIAAFLVGILLVQLHACSSGSQANRKTTLTIATVNNSDMVIMQDLSKEFEKANPDTNLKWVVLEENVLRQRVTNDIANKGGQFDVLTIGTYETPIWAKQGWLLPVNNLPTEYDVNDILAPVRDALSYEDKLYALPFYAESSMLYYRRDLFQKAGITVPNQPTYAQVAEWASKVHDPNSGVYGICLRGKPGWGENTAFFTTLVNTFGGEWFNTSWQPQLNSPQWKEALNYYVDILTKYGPPGASSNGFNENLALFSTGKCGMWIDATVAAGKLADPDESQVANTVAFARAPIASYPNGSNWLWAWSLAIPSSTKSPEAAQKFVQWATSKPYVQLVAQERGWVAAPPGTRKSTYANPEYKKAAPFADIVLNSIQSADPSKPTARPVPYKGIQFVAIPEFQALGTQVGQTLASALTKQVTVDQALQQAQNTAQETMQRSGYLK from the coding sequence ATGCGTCAGTTTCGCTTCGCTAAAGTCATTGCTGCCTTCCTGGTTGGAATTTTGCTGGTGCAGTTGCATGCCTGCTCATCAGGTTCCCAAGCGAATCGAAAAACAACACTTACGATCGCCACGGTCAACAACAGTGACATGGTGATCATGCAGGATTTATCAAAGGAATTTGAGAAGGCGAATCCTGACACAAATCTCAAGTGGGTAGTGCTGGAAGAAAACGTGCTCCGTCAGCGAGTCACGAATGATATTGCGAATAAAGGGGGACAGTTTGACGTTCTCACGATCGGCACTTATGAAACCCCAATCTGGGCAAAACAAGGATGGCTGCTGCCAGTCAATAACTTGCCTACCGAATATGACGTAAATGATATTTTGGCTCCGGTACGAGATGCCCTTTCCTACGAGGACAAGCTCTACGCCCTGCCCTTCTATGCTGAGAGTTCCATGCTGTATTACCGCAGGGATCTGTTTCAGAAAGCAGGAATTACGGTGCCAAATCAACCGACCTATGCCCAGGTGGCGGAGTGGGCAAGTAAAGTCCATGATCCAAATAGCGGCGTCTATGGCATTTGCTTGAGAGGCAAACCAGGCTGGGGTGAAAACACAGCATTCTTCACCACGCTGGTAAACACCTTTGGCGGCGAGTGGTTTAACACCAGTTGGCAGCCTCAACTGAACAGCCCGCAGTGGAAAGAGGCACTGAACTATTACGTTGATATTCTGACGAAGTACGGTCCACCGGGAGCCAGTTCCAACGGTTTCAACGAGAATTTAGCCCTCTTCTCGACTGGCAAATGCGGGATGTGGATTGACGCCACAGTTGCAGCGGGTAAGCTTGCTGATCCGGACGAGTCTCAGGTTGCGAATACTGTTGCCTTTGCTCGCGCACCGATCGCCAGCTATCCGAATGGTTCAAACTGGCTGTGGGCTTGGTCACTTGCGATTCCATCTTCAACCAAGTCGCCTGAAGCGGCACAAAAATTTGTGCAATGGGCAACGTCTAAACCCTATGTTCAGCTTGTTGCTCAAGAGCGGGGTTGGGTTGCAGCTCCTCCGGGAACCCGGAAATCAACCTATGCCAATCCTGAGTACAAGAAAGCGGCTCCCTTTGCTGATATTGTGCTGAACTCGATCCAATCTGCTGACCCCAGCAAGCCAACAGCTCGACCCGTTCCTTACAAAGGGATTCAATTTGTGGCAATTCCTGAGTTCCAGGCATTGGGCACACAGGTCGGACAAACACTTGCCTCTGCATTGACCAAGCAAGTCACAGTTGATCAGGCTTTGCAGCAAGCACAGAACACTGCTCAAGAAACGATGCAGCGCTCTGGCTACCTTAAGTAG
- a CDS encoding sugar ABC transporter permease, whose translation MSSTLAVKPHPTKTSKRQVATLPLVGPSVVALLLWMVVPLVMTLWFSFQRLNLLSPENNSFAGLSNYISLLSTSSLWISIFNTLVLVGSVLIITIGLGTLLAVLFNEEFWGRSIARVLAISPFFVMPTVSALIWKNLLMHPVNGLFAYITRSLGLGAVDWFANYPMPSVIAIVSWEWLPFALLILLTAIQSLDDEQVEAARMDGAKSVDIFRYITLPHLGRAIAVLAMIETIFFLTIFAEIFVTTSGGPGLATTNLAYFIFVRALFEFDVGGASAAGLIAVVLANIVAIFLMRIVARNLDA comes from the coding sequence ATGTCCTCTACCCTGGCGGTTAAGCCTCACCCAACAAAAACATCAAAACGACAGGTCGCAACGCTACCTCTGGTGGGTCCTTCGGTTGTAGCTTTGCTGCTCTGGATGGTTGTGCCCCTGGTGATGACGCTGTGGTTTTCATTTCAGCGTCTTAACCTGCTTAGTCCAGAAAACAATAGCTTTGCGGGTCTCTCCAACTATATTTCCTTGCTCAGTACCTCGTCATTGTGGATTTCAATCTTCAATACATTGGTGCTGGTCGGTTCAGTGTTAATCATCACGATCGGCTTAGGTACGCTACTCGCGGTTTTATTTAATGAAGAATTTTGGGGACGCAGCATTGCCCGAGTGCTGGCGATTTCTCCATTTTTTGTCATGCCAACTGTGAGTGCTTTGATCTGGAAAAATTTGCTAATGCATCCCGTGAATGGGCTGTTTGCTTACATCACGCGATCGTTAGGGTTAGGCGCGGTGGATTGGTTTGCGAACTATCCCATGCCATCTGTTATTGCGATCGTGTCCTGGGAGTGGCTGCCTTTTGCGCTGTTGATCTTGCTGACTGCAATTCAGTCACTGGATGATGAGCAGGTGGAAGCGGCTCGCATGGATGGCGCAAAAAGTGTAGATATCTTCCGATATATCACGCTGCCTCATCTGGGTCGGGCGATCGCGGTTCTCGCCATGATCGAAACAATTTTCTTTCTGACCATTTTTGCCGAAATCTTTGTGACGACATCGGGCGGACCCGGATTGGCAACCACAAACCTGGCTTATTTCATCTTCGTCAGGGCATTGTTTGAGTTTGATGTTGGTGGAGCTTCAGCAGCCGGATTAATTGCCGTTGTTCTTGCCAACATTGTTGCCATTTTCCTGATGCGGATCGTTGCTCGCAACTTAGATGCCTAG
- a CDS encoding carbohydrate ABC transporter permease, whose translation MANSKLNRKIITTVLAWLAAALLFFPIFWMFLTSFKTEVEAIALPPKLFFQPTLENYVSIQERSDYLSFAINSVVISVGSTLLALLLAIPAAYAMAFFPTKRTKGTLLWMLSTKMLPPVGVLVPIYLLFRNFNLLDTRIGLTVIYTLINLPIVVWMIYTFFRDVPKDILEAGRMDGASTRQEVFQVLLPLALPGIASTGLLSIILSWNEAFWSLNLTTTNAAPLTAFIASFSSPQGLFWAQLSAASSLAIAPILIFGWMSQRQLVRGLTFGAVK comes from the coding sequence ATGGCAAACTCTAAACTAAACCGCAAAATTATCACCACTGTTCTCGCCTGGCTGGCGGCAGCTCTCCTCTTTTTCCCGATTTTCTGGATGTTTCTGACCAGCTTTAAAACAGAAGTAGAAGCGATCGCACTGCCGCCTAAGCTTTTCTTTCAGCCAACACTGGAGAACTACGTCTCGATTCAAGAGCGATCGGATTATCTTTCGTTTGCTATCAACAGCGTTGTTATTTCAGTTGGTTCTACTTTGCTGGCGCTCTTGCTTGCTATTCCTGCTGCCTATGCCATGGCATTTTTTCCCACAAAGCGCACGAAAGGGACGTTGCTCTGGATGTTATCCACAAAGATGCTACCCCCCGTTGGCGTACTTGTGCCAATTTATCTCCTGTTTCGTAATTTCAACCTGTTGGATACGCGAATTGGCTTAACGGTGATCTATACGCTGATTAATTTGCCGATCGTCGTTTGGATGATCTATACCTTCTTCCGAGACGTTCCCAAAGATATTCTCGAAGCAGGACGCATGGATGGAGCATCAACACGACAGGAAGTATTCCAGGTCTTGTTACCTCTAGCGTTACCTGGCATTGCCTCAACGGGGTTATTATCCATTATTCTGTCCTGGAATGAAGCCTTTTGGAGCCTTAATCTCACAACCACAAATGCGGCTCCTCTAACTGCGTTTATTGCCTCATTTTCCAGCCCACAGGGCTTATTTTGGGCACAGCTTTCAGCCGCGTCATCGCTGGCGATCGCCCCAATTCTGATTTTTGGCTGGATGAGCCAGCGGCAGTTGGTTCGCGGTCTGACGTTTGGTGCTGTGAAATAA
- the ugpC gene encoding sn-glycerol-3-phosphate ABC transporter ATP-binding protein UgpC → MSTVTLRNIRKAYTDTEVIKGIDLDINDQEFVVFVGPSGCGKSTLLRMIAGLEEVTSGDLLLDGERINDVPPDKRGLAMVFQTYALYPHMTVAENMAFSLRLAGMPKARRYERAKEVARVLQLEPLLDRKPRALSGGQRQRVAIGRALVRNPKVFLFDEPLSNLDAALRVQMRIELSSLHDSLRSTMIYVTHDQVEAMTLANKIVVLQSGVIEQVGSPLELYNNPRNLFVAGFIGSPKMNFFPVTVAAISDSGTTVSLPGGASIIIPVIPDSLSVGDRATLGIRPEHVRVDRSKATMNGEVLVVERLGGTTFLYVRLPDGEMLTVQADGDDPSRVRDHVPIYINENLCHLFDQQGEAISKSRRHHLNVNESHEQQYQNRVSS, encoded by the coding sequence ATGTCTACAGTTACTTTAAGAAATATCCGCAAGGCTTACACCGACACTGAGGTGATCAAGGGCATCGATTTAGACATCAACGATCAAGAGTTCGTTGTCTTCGTCGGTCCTTCTGGTTGTGGTAAGTCCACCTTGCTGCGGATGATTGCCGGACTGGAAGAAGTTACTTCGGGTGATCTGCTGCTGGATGGAGAGCGCATCAATGATGTGCCACCTGATAAGCGAGGCTTGGCAATGGTGTTCCAGACCTATGCTCTCTATCCACACATGACGGTTGCTGAAAATATGGCGTTTAGCTTGCGTCTTGCAGGTATGCCCAAAGCCAGACGATATGAACGAGCCAAAGAGGTTGCCCGCGTTCTGCAACTAGAGCCATTGCTCGATCGAAAGCCTAGAGCCTTATCCGGAGGACAGCGACAGCGGGTGGCGATCGGTCGGGCGTTGGTTCGCAATCCGAAAGTCTTTTTGTTTGATGAGCCACTGTCCAATCTAGATGCTGCTTTGCGAGTGCAAATGCGAATTGAGCTTTCCAGCCTGCATGACAGCCTCCGATCCACCATGATTTACGTGACGCATGATCAGGTGGAAGCCATGACGCTGGCTAACAAAATTGTGGTGTTGCAGAGTGGCGTGATTGAACAGGTCGGTTCTCCGCTCGAACTCTATAACAATCCCCGCAATCTGTTTGTTGCCGGATTTATTGGCTCACCTAAGATGAACTTCTTCCCGGTCACGGTTGCAGCCATCAGTGACTCTGGCACAACTGTTTCACTACCAGGTGGGGCAAGCATCATAATTCCAGTCATACCGGACAGTTTATCGGTTGGCGATCGAGCTACCTTAGGAATTCGTCCGGAGCATGTGCGGGTCGATCGCAGCAAAGCCACAATGAACGGTGAAGTACTGGTGGTAGAACGTTTGGGCGGAACAACCTTTCTCTATGTCAGGTTGCCGGATGGGGAGATGCTAACGGTGCAAGCAGACGGAGATGATCCTAGCCGTGTACGCGATCATGTACCGATTTATATCAACGAGAATCTTTGTCATTTATTTGACCAACAAGGCGAAGCCATTTCAAAATCGCGGCGTCATCACCTCAATGTAAATGAGTCTCATGAACAGCAATATCAAAACCGGGTCAGCAGTTAA